The DNA window TCGTCGACCGACACTCACCGCTTCATCGCTGAAACACACAGCACTCACTGCCCGCGCCCTGTGGCATGTTCGCCTCCCGTTCCGGCCCGGTCCGCGTCAACTGGTAAGCTGTGAGCACGAGTGAGGAGCTCCACAGGTATGCAAAGGAGTCAACGCCAAGGCGGTCTGTGCACTCCTTGCTCTCCTTTGGGTGGCGCGTTGAGGTAAGAGGCTGGGTACGCAGACAAGTTAGGATCTGACGCTTGGATCATTTTGTCAGCAAGTATGGTCAAGTTGAGGAATCCAGAGGCCAGAGGCTTGGTATAGACTAACTAACTCGTCATAGAGTCCTGGCCATGGCTGCCCAGCCCCCACCCCCTACTGACCAGCTGCCAAGCTACCAACCTGGATTGAAATGGGAAGAAGTGCCTTGGTCACCAACTTGACAGCCCATTATTCACCCCCCAGCGCCCCAGCCTGCACTATACCTCTGCCACGTGAGCCTTTATACACGTCATTCCTTTTTGCATCACCTTGTCACGCACCGACCGTACTGATGCCGTTCCCAACGAGCGTAGTGCAAGTTGGCAGTTCGTATGGCTAGTGGAGCGAGTCCTGCGTGTGGGCTGCAAAGTGAGAGTACGAGTGAGCCGCCTCTACTAGAGAGGCTGTCCGTATGCGGAAACCATACGTATGTTAGGTTATGTACTCCCCCGGCCAGCGGTGGCCAAGTCTACCACACGTGACTTATGCATCGTGATGAACACCCAAGTATATATATATGTGCGCGACACGATGTGAAAGATAATGATACGCCGATAGTCCATGACAGGACTGGCCATGTTAACCGTAGCTGTGAGAGTCGTAAAACGAATCGGCAGTGTTTGTGATTGAAACAATGAGTAAAGCCTTTAAATCTTAGTTTCGATCTACCCTGAATACAGTATGTACGATCCAGAACGTTTGAAGCCATCGAACGAGGCTATCTAACAGCATTGtcccccaccaccatccacaGCAACCAAGCTCCTCATTCTCGTCCATCGTTTATGAAACTATCGCATCCTCTCCCCTGTTCTTTTCCTTGTTGTAGAGTGAATGTACGATGCATCGAATACGGTTGAACGTGTGCGCAATTTAAGGGCCCGGGCCGTAGGGGCTCGGGTACTACAACATTCCTGAGGTGCTGGCCGCTGCCTAGCACTGGAGCTGGTTGCACTGCTTGCACGAGTCACGAAGCCCGAACTCGCACGACTTGGGGCCGCCCGAGCACTGGTAGACGTAGCCCTTCTTgcagccgaggaggccgtcACCGCAGAACAGACCGGCGAGGACGTACTTGCAGCTGCAGGCGGTGGGGTTGCAGGCTCGCTGGGGTTAGCAGGAGAGGGCAAAAGGGGAAGGCGGAGGGCTGTGGAGGTGACGTGGGAAGAGAGGTGAAAGGTGGACTTGTACAACCAAGGAAGCCGTGATCATCGATCAGATCGCCGAGGACATCGAGATCCAGGAGGTCTCCAAAGCTAGTGCTGGGAAGGAAGGCAAGGGAGAGCGTCTGAAGGAGACGACGTGGGAAGagaggggaaggaaggcggcCTGGCCACAGGTAAATCGTCCGAGGATAGGAAAAAACGGTCACTCACACGGCCAAGGGTGTTAACATCATAGAGCACGCCGTCAAGCCGACGGTCGCTGTTGTGCTGGCTCTTAccgacgaggtcaacgGGACCGTCACGCTCCTCAGCGTGGTTGTGGAGGTgcgcgcgcttggcgtACGCGGTCATGTCCGAGGCCGCAACGGCG is part of the Cutaneotrichosporon cavernicola HIS019 DNA, chromosome: 7a genome and encodes:
- a CDS encoding uncharacterized protein (Expressed protein), with the translated sequence MNVRSVICFAFVTSRQFTVVTLLALASTAVAASDMTAYAKRAHLHNHAEERDGPVDLVGKSQHNSDRRLDGVLYDVNTLGRRACNPTACSCKYVLAGLFCGDGLLGCKKGYVYQCSGGPKSCEFGLRDSCKQCNQLQC